From the genome of Rhizobium indicum:
ATGGGCCTGGTCGCTATCGGCCTTGTCTTGATCCTGCTGCGCATTCTGCTCAACAGATCCAACGAGTGGCTGATCGCCGCGAACCTCGCTTCCCTGATTGCGGTGCTCTACATCAGCGCCTTCATCGATTTCCCTGATGCCATCGCCCGCTTCAATGTCGTCCACAGTCAGGAGATCAGCCACGAAGGCCCGCCGCTCGATATCTATTATCTCTCCACGCTTGGCCCTTCCGCCATTCCGGCCCTTGATCTCCATATCCGCGCGCTACCGGAATATAGAACCGACAAGATCAGTGAAGCACAGCTCATCCGGGGCTCACTCGTCTGGAAATTCGAGCATCGCCCCCGTGACTGGCGGAGCTGGAGTTTTCGTTCTTCGCGACTGGAGGCCTATCTTCTGTCTCCCGCAGCCATTGCAAGATAGAACGAGAACGATAACAACAGGCACAACAAACTAACGCAGGACCGATGATGGCGCCGCGCATTCTCGTCGTCGACGACGAACCTCACATCCGCGATGTGATCTGCTTTGCCCTCGAGCGCGCCAGCCTCACATCGACGGCAGCCCGCAACGGCGTCGAGGCGATGGCCGTTTTCCGCCGTGGCAACATCGATCTCATCATTCTCGATATCGGCATGCCCGATATGGACGGTCTGGAAGTCTGCCGCCAGATCCGCAAGACTTCGGGATTGCCGATCCTATTTCTTTCCGCGCGCGACGAGGAGATCGACAGGGTATTGGGTCTCGAAATCGGAGGGGATGATTATGTCACCAAACCGTTCAGCCCGCGCGAACTCGTCGCCAGGGTCAAGGCGATCTTGAAGCGCAGCGGCAATGGGGCAGGACCTGAGAGACGCCACGCCAGCCTCGTCGCCGGCGAGCTCAGCCTGGATCGCCACGGCAGGACGGTCATGTTCGGCGAGAGTGCCGTCGCGACGACGGCGCTCGAATTCGCCATCCTGGAGGCATTGTTGTCACGCCCCGATATGGTCTTCAGCCGCGAACGGCTGATGGAGGCGGCTTATGGCGCTGGTACCTATGTCGCCGACCGGACGATCGACAGCCATATCCGCAACATCAGGGCCAAGTTCCTGGCGGCCGGCGGTCAAGGGATCATCGTGACGGTTCACGGCATCGGCTTCAAACTCGGCGGCGAAATCGGGAGGAAGACCTGATGCCGGCACCGAAAGTCAGGATGAAATGGCGGCCGACGCTGGCGCTGATCGTCTATGTCGTGCTTATCGCCGTCATGGCGCTGCCGATCCTGGTCGTCATCTGGTTTCGCGCCTTTGAAGTGAGTTCGAACCGAATGGCGCCGGCGGAAATCGGCGCTCTCGCCGTCGCCTTCATGCTGACGCTCGGCGTTGCCTATGTGCTGACGCGCACCATCACCGGCCCTATCGACGCACTGATCGCTCGCACGGAAGAGATCGCCCGCGGCGGCAAGGGAGCAATCCGGCCGCTGGAAAGCTATGGAACGCGCGAGATCGCCATGCTGTCTCAAAGCTTCCTCGATCTAGCCGGAAAACTGGTCGATCGCACCGAATATGTCCGCTCCTTTGCCGCTCATGTCTCCCACGAACTGAAATCGCCGCTGACGGCCATCCGCGGCGCGGCTGAGCTTTTGCGTGACGATGACGTCGAGAGGCCGATGACGAAGGCGCAGCGTTTGCACTTTCTCGACAACATCGTCGCCGACGCAGTCCGGCTCGATGCATTGTTGCAGCGGTTGAGGGAGCTTGCGCAGGCGGAAACGCCTGTGGCCGAAGGCAGAAGCAACGTCACCGACATCTTATCCTCGCTGCGCGAACGGTTTCCCGCCCTCCATATTTCCGGCGCAGGCGATACGGAAATATCGGTTGCTCTTCCCCAGGAAGCAGCCGGCATCGCCTTTGCCAACCTTGCCGAAAACGCTCTTCAGCACGGCGCCACGCTGTTGGAACTGAAAGTATCGGCCGACGGCCGAACAGCCGTCATTCTTATCCGTGACGACGGCAGCGGTATCTCCGAGGCAAATCGCCAACGCATCTTTCAGCCGTTCTTCTCAACCCGCCGCGAACAGGGCGGTACCGGCATGGGCCTCGGTATCGTCCGCGCCATGCTGAGCTCCCATGGCGGTACGATCCGCCTGCTGCAGACGACCGGCGCAGGCACCGAGTTCGAAATCACCATGCCCGTGCAAATCTTATCCGGCTGAGATCGCACAGATGCGATGTGCGGCGGAACTGGCTGAGGGGCCGCAATTTGTCTTCGAGGCCCACTCCACGATTATATACGCAGCAGGGAGAGAAATTCCCTCCCCCGACCAAGCGGCTGCGAGCCACCCTCCCCCAATCTCGTATTCGCGTCTCACCGCGTCGTATAACCGCCGTCGATAACCAGCACTTCGCCGGTGACATAACTTGCCGCCGCCGAGCAGAGGAACAGGGCAGCACCCGCCACCTCCTCCGGCTGCCCGACGCGTCCCATCGGGGTCATGCTGCGCCAGGTCGGGAACCAGTCGGGATTTTCGATGCCGCCGCGCGACAGATCGGTTTCGATATAGCCCGGCGCGATGGCGTTGACGCGGATATTCTCGGCGGCGACCTCGCTGGCGAGGCTCTTCGTCATCATATGGACCGCCGCCTTGGAGGTGTTATAGGCGACCTGGTTCTGCGGAATATTAGAAACGATGCCCGAGATCGAGCCGATATTGAGGATGACGCCGCCGCCCTGGCGCCGCATCGGTGCGAGTGCGGCGCGGCAAGTGCGGAAGACGGTGTCGACATTGACGGTCATGATCTCCCGCCAGATGGCATCGGAGAACTCGCCGCTGTCGCCATGAATGGCGATGCCGGCATTGTTGACGAGGATGTCGAGCCGCCCCGCCCGTGAGAGGGTCTCAGTGACGAGTTCGTCGGCAGCAATTTCCTTCATCAAGTCGGCAGCGATGAAATCGCAATCGACGCCGGCTTTGGAGAGCCGGTCTTCCGCCGCTGAATTACGGGTTCGTCCGGTGATGATGATCTTGGCGCCCGCCTCGCCGAGCGCCTCGGCGATCGCAAGCCCGATGCCGCGCGTGCCGCCGGTGATCAGCGCAACCTGTCCGTTCAGGCGAAATCTGTCGAAGATCATGTCCGTTTCCTCTCGGCGGTTGTTGAAGGCGATCGCACTTGCGTCAGATGTCCGCGCTCTGCGGCAGGATAACGAGATCGCGGATCGTAATGTTGCGTGGGCGCGTCAGCATGAAAAGCACGGCTTCGGCCACTTCGTTCGCCTCCATCAGGCCGCCCGCGGCGAGCGCCTCATCCAGCTTCTCCTGCGGCCAGTCGCTGAGAAGGGCGGTGACGACTGGGCCTGGGGCGACGGCGCCGACGCGCAAGCCATGCTTGGCCACCTGCCGCCTCAGTGTATGGACGAATGCCTGGACGGCATGTTTCGAGGCCGTGTAGATCGGTTCCCAGACGACGGGGATCATGCCGGCAACGGAACTCGTTAGGATGATGTCCCCGGTCTTGCGCTCGACCATATGCGGCAGAACGGCATGCACCGAGCGGAAGGCGGCATTGACGTTCAGGTTGAGCATCCGGTCCCAGGCATCCGGGTCGCCGCCCAGCACCTCGCCGCCGATATAGGAGCCCGCATTGGCGTGGAAGATGTCCAGCTGGCCGGCTTTTTCCAGAATCTCAGGCATCATCCGTTCGACGCTTTTCGGATCGGTGAGATCGATGACCAAGGGAATGGCGTTGGCGTCGAGTTTCGAGCAGATTTCCTTCAAGGCGTCTTCATTTCGGTCGACCAGCACGACCCGAGCGCCCGCGGCAAGCATGGTCTTGGCGCATTCAAGGCCGATACCCGACGCCGCTCCGGTGACGGCCGCGACTTTTCCAGACAGATCCTGTCCCATTTTCTTCCTCTGCTTTCTGGTTGCTTTAGGCCCGGCCGTGCGAGATTCGCGATCGGCGTGCCAGCGAGTCGACGATGACGGCGACGGCAAGGACAGCGCCGGTGATCATGTATCGAAGCGATGACGACAGATCGAGAAGCGTCAGCCCGCTGGCGATCGACTGGATGACGATGATGCCGAGAAGGGCTGAATAGGCGCTGCCGCGCCCGCCGAACAGGCTCGTGCCGCCGATGACTGCTGCGGCGATGGCGTTGAGATTGACGTCGCCCGTGCCGGCCTGCTGACTTGCCGTCGCCAGCCGTGCGGCGGAGAGAACGCCGCCGGTTGCCGCAAGCAGAGCGCACATGACGAAGGCGCTCGTATAGATGCGCGAGACGTTGATGCCCGAGCGGCGCGCTGCTTCCCTGTTGCCGCCGACGGCATGCATGGAGCGTCCCCATTTGGTGCGCGTCAGCGCATAATTCATGGCGGCGGTGAGCCCGACGAAAAGGCCGAACATCCACGGAATGCCGCGCGACTGGTTGAGATAGAACGCGACAGCCTCCAGGGCGAGTGTGATGATGACGGCGCGCAGAAGCAGCCCACGGGCCGATTTCGCCGACAGGCCTGCCGCCCGCCGGCGCGCCGAGGTGCGGTAGCTGGCGAAGAAAAAGGCAATGCCGGCGAGCGCCACCAGCAGATAGGCGACCGGGTCCGGCATGACCATGATCTGGCCGAAACTCACGAGCCAGGAACCATAGGGAAGATTGATCGAACCGGTCGCTCCGAGGATATAGAGCTGCAGGCCGAGAACCGCGAGCAACCCCGACAGCGTCGACACGAAACTCGGCATGCCGAAGCGGTTGAAGACAAACGCGTAGAGCGAGCCGATCAGTGCGCCGACAATCATTGCGGCGAGGACTGCCAGGACCACTGGCCAACCCTGGTTGACCCAGAAGACGCCGACCAATGCCGAGGCGAAGCCGCTGACGGAGCCGACGGATAGGTCGATCTCACCCACCATCAGGATACAGACGATACCCAGCGAGATGACACCGACCGTCGAGCAGTCGAACAGCATGTTGACGACGTTGCTGCTGGAGAGAAACACCGGATTGAGTGCCTGGAACACCGTCCAGATGATCGCCAGGCCGACAATGACCGGCAGCGAACCGAGATCGCCGGAGCGGATGCGATCCCAAAAGGCCTGGATCGAGCCGCCGAAACTATCGTCATGGCGTACTCTCTCGTCACGCCGGTCGAGCAGCGCCGGTGCCGCCGGATCATTCTCGATAGTCTTCATCATGGCCTTCCCTCCTCGTTCGGTTGGCTTTGCGCCTGGCGGCGCGACGCACGGCGGGAGACGGAATTGTTGGATGCACCGGTGATGGCGCTGACGAGCTGCTCGTTGGACGCGTCGGGCAGCATGGTGCCATTGTTGCGGCCGAGGCGAAGGACGACAATGCGATCGGCAACGGCGCGCACATCCTCCATATTGTGGCTGATCATGATGACAGCGAGGCCGCGTTCCCGCACACGCTCGATGAGGTCAAGCACTTCGGCAGTCTGAGCAACGCCAAGCGCTGCTGTGGGCTCATCGAGCATGATCAGTTTCGGCTCGAGCAGCAGCGATCGGGCGATCGCTACCGTCTGGCGCTGTCCGCCGGACAGTGAGGCGACGGGCTCGCGCACACTTGGAATGCGGGCCGAAAGCTCGTTCAAAAGCTGCCAGGCGCGGATCTCCATGGCGACCTCATCGAGCTGATAGGGACTGAGCTCTTTGCCGAGAAAGATATTGGCGACGACGTCGAGATTTTCGCAAAGTGCCAAATCCTGGAACACCGTTGCAATGCCGAGCCCGAGAGCAGCACTTGGGCTCGGCAGGTTCACCGGCTTGCCCTCGAACAGGATCGTGCCCGAGCTTGGCTGGTGCACGCCGGCCAGGATCTTGACCAGCGTCGATTTGCCGGCGCCGTTGTCGCCCACGAGCGCCACGACCTCACCGGCATGCACATCCAGTTCGATATCGGTGAGCGCCGACACCGCCCCGAAGTTCTTCGATATTCCGCGCAGGCTGAGGACAGGCTGACGGGAAGGGTCAGGAATATGAGAGGTTTCAGACATTGCCTGGCCTTTCGAAAAAGCGAAAATCGGAAGCGCGGCCGGTGGCCCAGCCGCGCTTTCTCTTGGCTCGATTACTTGGTGATGCCGAGCTTCTTGCAGCCGTCGGCATAGCGGCCGGTGCACAACTCCTCGGCGGTGTTGATCTTCTTGTCGATGATCTCGGCCTTGAGGTTTTCGGCAGTGACGACGGCAGGGACGAAAAGCTGCGCCGGTGTGTCGTAGAGCGTCATTTCGGCCTTCGGTGTTTCTCCGGCCAGGAGCTTCACCGCGACGTCGGCAGCGGCAGCGGCGACGATTTCGCTCGGCTTGGAAATCGTATTGTACTGATCCCCCGCGATGATCAGCTGCAGTGCAGCGATCGTCGCATCATTGCCGGTCACCGGCGGCACGGGATCGACACCCGCTGCCTTGAAGGCTGCGATGGCGCCACCACCGGTGCCATCATTGGCGGCGACCACGCCGACGATCTGCTCGCCGAAGCGGGTGATCTGGCCGCCCGCCCATTGCTGGGCGTTCGCGGGCTGCCAGTTCGGTGTGTCGAATTCGGCAAGCGTCTTGTATCCGCCGTTCGCCAGACCCTCGTGAATGCCGTCCTTGATCAGCCCGGCAGCCGCATCGGTCGGTGAACCGTTGATCTGCAGAATGCCGCCGCCATCGGTCGGCACCTTCTGCGCCTTCAGATGCTGGACAAGCGATTCCGCAATCGCCTTGCCGATCGCCTTGTTGTCGAAGGAGACATAGAAATCGGCCTTGCCCTTCGGGATAGGACGGTCATAGGCAATGACCTTGACACCCTGGCTCTGTGCAAGCTGGACGAGCGATGCGGCGGCCGCCGAATCCACCGGGTCCAGCACGATGACCTTGGCGCCTTGCGTGATCGCCGAATTGAACTGTTGCTGCTGTTTGGCGATATCGGCATCGGCGTTCTGATAGAGAACCTTGCACGACGCGCAAAGC
Proteins encoded in this window:
- a CDS encoding response regulator, translated to MAPRILVVDDEPHIRDVICFALERASLTSTAARNGVEAMAVFRRGNIDLIILDIGMPDMDGLEVCRQIRKTSGLPILFLSARDEEIDRVLGLEIGGDDYVTKPFSPRELVARVKAILKRSGNGAGPERRHASLVAGELSLDRHGRTVMFGESAVATTALEFAILEALLSRPDMVFSRERLMEAAYGAGTYVADRTIDSHIRNIRAKFLAAGGQGIIVTVHGIGFKLGGEIGRKT
- a CDS encoding HAMP domain-containing sensor histidine kinase, with product MPAPKVRMKWRPTLALIVYVVLIAVMALPILVVIWFRAFEVSSNRMAPAEIGALAVAFMLTLGVAYVLTRTITGPIDALIARTEEIARGGKGAIRPLESYGTREIAMLSQSFLDLAGKLVDRTEYVRSFAAHVSHELKSPLTAIRGAAELLRDDDVERPMTKAQRLHFLDNIVADAVRLDALLQRLRELAQAETPVAEGRSNVTDILSSLRERFPALHISGAGDTEISVALPQEAAGIAFANLAENALQHGATLLELKVSADGRTAVILIRDDGSGISEANRQRIFQPFFSTRREQGGTGMGLGIVRAMLSSHGGTIRLLQTTGAGTEFEITMPVQILSG
- a CDS encoding SDR family NAD(P)-dependent oxidoreductase, with amino-acid sequence MIFDRFRLNGQVALITGGTRGIGLAIAEALGEAGAKIIITGRTRNSAAEDRLSKAGVDCDFIAADLMKEIAADELVTETLSRAGRLDILVNNAGIAIHGDSGEFSDAIWREIMTVNVDTVFRTCRAALAPMRRQGGGVILNIGSISGIVSNIPQNQVAYNTSKAAVHMMTKSLASEVAAENIRVNAIAPGYIETDLSRGGIENPDWFPTWRSMTPMGRVGQPEEVAGAALFLCSAAASYVTGEVLVIDGGYTTR
- a CDS encoding SDR family oxidoreductase, with translation MGQDLSGKVAAVTGAASGIGLECAKTMLAAGARVVLVDRNEDALKEICSKLDANAIPLVIDLTDPKSVERMMPEILEKAGQLDIFHANAGSYIGGEVLGGDPDAWDRMLNLNVNAAFRSVHAVLPHMVERKTGDIILTSSVAGMIPVVWEPIYTASKHAVQAFVHTLRRQVAKHGLRVGAVAPGPVVTALLSDWPQEKLDEALAAGGLMEANEVAEAVLFMLTRPRNITIRDLVILPQSADI
- a CDS encoding sugar ABC transporter permease; translated protein: MMKTIENDPAAPALLDRRDERVRHDDSFGGSIQAFWDRIRSGDLGSLPVIVGLAIIWTVFQALNPVFLSSSNVVNMLFDCSTVGVISLGIVCILMVGEIDLSVGSVSGFASALVGVFWVNQGWPVVLAVLAAMIVGALIGSLYAFVFNRFGMPSFVSTLSGLLAVLGLQLYILGATGSINLPYGSWLVSFGQIMVMPDPVAYLLVALAGIAFFFASYRTSARRRAAGLSAKSARGLLLRAVIITLALEAVAFYLNQSRGIPWMFGLFVGLTAAMNYALTRTKWGRSMHAVGGNREAARRSGINVSRIYTSAFVMCALLAATGGVLSAARLATASQQAGTGDVNLNAIAAAVIGGTSLFGGRGSAYSALLGIIVIQSIASGLTLLDLSSSLRYMITGAVLAVAVIVDSLARRSRISHGRA
- a CDS encoding ATP-binding cassette domain-containing protein, encoding MSETSHIPDPSRQPVLSLRGISKNFGAVSALTDIELDVHAGEVVALVGDNGAGKSTLVKILAGVHQPSSGTILFEGKPVNLPSPSAALGLGIATVFQDLALCENLDVVANIFLGKELSPYQLDEVAMEIRAWQLLNELSARIPSVREPVASLSGGQRQTVAIARSLLLEPKLIMLDEPTAALGVAQTAEVLDLIERVRERGLAVIMISHNMEDVRAVADRIVVLRLGRNNGTMLPDASNEQLVSAITGASNNSVSRRASRRQAQSQPNEEGRP
- a CDS encoding ABC transporter substrate-binding protein, encoding MEMMKFSTKAVGAAVFVLSLLGGTSAFAQTAVADATVAFLMPDQGSTRYEEHDHPGFVAEMKKLCASCKVLYQNADADIAKQQQQFNSAITQGAKVIVLDPVDSAAAASLVQLAQSQGVKVIAYDRPIPKGKADFYVSFDNKAIGKAIAESLVQHLKAQKVPTDGGGILQINGSPTDAAAGLIKDGIHEGLANGGYKTLAEFDTPNWQPANAQQWAGGQITRFGEQIVGVVAANDGTGGGAIAAFKAAGVDPVPPVTGNDATIAALQLIIAGDQYNTISKPSEIVAAAAADVAVKLLAGETPKAEMTLYDTPAQLFVPAVVTAENLKAEIIDKKINTAEELCTGRYADGCKKLGITK